The window TGTTGTTAATGACATATATATTTTTTTGATTTATTTCATCTATAGTTGGTATATGTTCTGTTGGTATAATGAGTAAATGTATTGGAGCTTGAGGTTTTATATCTTGTATAATAATAACTTTTGATGTCATTAAAATAATGTCCGATTTAATTTTTTTATTAATTATTTCACAAAATAAGCAGTTCATAATAGTATGTTTTAATGTTCATGTTAAGGTTTTTTAAAAAAAGTATTGAATTTTAGTTAAATACACAATTATAAAAAATTAATTTTATGAATAGTAGTATATATATATACTATATGTTTTTCAATATATAAGTTTTTATTTATTTCGTTATAGATAGTGTAATTTAATACAATATTTATATTAAAAAGTATTTTTTTTAATTTTGAATAGAATTTATTTAGAGATTTTAAACCATTTTGTAGAGTTAATATTATCTTCTACTTTTATACCTAGTTTAATTAATGTATCTCTAATAATATCTGCTTTTTTCCAATTTTTTTCTTTTCTTGCTTTTTCTCGTTTTTTTAATAAATATTTTATATATTGGTTATTTTTATTAGTAAGTAAATGTTTCGATTTTGTTGTTT is drawn from Candidatus Legionella polyplacis and contains these coding sequences:
- a CDS encoding HIT domain-containing protein, whose protein sequence is MNCLFCEIINKKIKSDIILMTSKVIIIQDIKPQAPIHLLIIPTEHIPTIDEINQKNIYVINNIILNAKLIAEKKQINKKGYRLIFNVNKQGGQKINHIHLHLLAGRQMKWPPG